A single region of the Buchnera aphidicola (Formosaphis micheliae) genome encodes:
- the rplJ gene encoding 50S ribosomal protein L10, whose product MPLNLKNKQEIITKIKNIANSALSIVFASSQRVTGNDITELRRLSRSNGVHISIIRNTLLNLAIKDTSFQCIHNSLHGPNLIAFSLEHAGSAARLLKEFSKTHKNFKITGGIFEEKKLSIAQIYELADMPTHNEAIIIFLSVIKEIAIGKLIRTLSAISNK is encoded by the coding sequence AACCTGAAAAATAAACAAGAAATTATTACTAAAATAAAAAATATAGCTAATTCAGCATTATCTATTGTATTTGCGAGCTCTCAACGAGTTACGGGAAACGATATTACAGAACTTAGACGTTTAAGTCGAAGTAATGGAGTGCATATTAGTATCATACGAAACACCTTATTAAATTTAGCTATAAAAGATACATCTTTTCAATGTATACACAATTCATTACATGGTCCAAATTTAATAGCTTTTTCACTAGAGCATGCAGGTAGTGCAGCTAGATTATTAAAAGAATTTTCAAAAACACACAAAAACTTTAAAATTACCGGTGGCATATTTGAAGAAAAAAAACTATCTATCGCACAAATTTACGAATTAGCAGATATGCCAACTCATAATGAAGCTATCATAATTTTTTTATCTGTAATTAAAGAAATTGCTATAGGAAAGCTTATTCGTACTTTATCTGCTATATCTAATAAATAA
- the rplL gene encoding 50S ribosomal protein L7/L12, whose protein sequence is MSINKEQIIEAISEMSVKNIVELVSDMEKKFGVSSNSILSNTKTNQDIDTVEEKTEFNIFLKSIGTNKIAVIKSVRSLTGLGLKEAKDLVESAPVIIKENVNKAESESLKKTLEDTGAEVEIK, encoded by the coding sequence ATGTCTATTAATAAAGAACAAATTATTGAAGCTATATCTGAAATGTCAGTTAAAAATATTGTTGAATTGGTATCAGACATGGAAAAAAAATTCGGCGTATCATCAAATTCAATTTTATCGAATACTAAAACCAATCAAGATATAGATACTGTAGAAGAAAAAACAGAATTTAATATATTTTTAAAATCTATAGGAACCAACAAAATAGCAGTTATAAAATCTGTACGTAGTTTAACAGGATTAGGATTAAAAGAAGCAAAAGATTTAGTTGAATCTGCGCCAGTAATTATTAAAGAAAATGTAAATAAAGCAGAATCAGAATCTTTGAAAAAAACTTTAGAAGATACTGGAGCTGAAGTAGAAATTAAATAA